One part of the Ziziphus jujuba cultivar Dongzao chromosome 2, ASM3175591v1 genome encodes these proteins:
- the LOC107419738 gene encoding DNA-directed RNA polymerase II subunit 4 isoform X1 translates to MNCEVSILLEHRCDQLKHLSDDSLKQLPQVFKKALQYVKRFSRFTNQDAVKQVREVLSRYQLAEYELAVLGNLCPETVEEANAVVPSLKTKGRSHDDEAIEKLLNDLLMVKKFE, encoded by the exons ATGAATTGTGAGGTTTCCATTCTTCTTGAGCATAGATGCGATCAACTCAAGCATTTGTCTGATGACTCATTGAAACAACTTCCACA AGTGTTTAAGAAAGCGCTGCAATACGTTAAACGTTTCAGCCGCTTCACTAATCAGGATGCTGTAAAGCAAGTTAGAGA AGTCCTTAGTAGATACCAATTGGCTGAATATGAG CTTGCTGTGCTTGGAAATCTTTGCCCGGAAACTGTAGAGGAAGCTAATGCCGTTGTGCCTTCTCTAAAG ACGAAAGGAAGAAGCCACGACGACGAAGCAATAGAGAAATTGTTGAATGACCTACTAATGGTAAAGAAATTTGAGTGA
- the LOC107419738 gene encoding DNA-directed RNA polymerase II subunit 4 isoform X2, with protein sequence MNCEVSILLEHRCDQLKHLSDDSLKQLPQVFKKALQYVKRFSRFTNQDAVKQVREVLSRYQLAEYELAVLGNLCPETVEEANAVVPYLVVVDSISFASILCQQDTNVEHKVLQLVVVPKFQLYPYFLFNMKFIFP encoded by the exons ATGAATTGTGAGGTTTCCATTCTTCTTGAGCATAGATGCGATCAACTCAAGCATTTGTCTGATGACTCATTGAAACAACTTCCACA AGTGTTTAAGAAAGCGCTGCAATACGTTAAACGTTTCAGCCGCTTCACTAATCAGGATGCTGTAAAGCAAGTTAGAGA AGTCCTTAGTAGATACCAATTGGCTGAATATGAG CTTGCTGTGCTTGGAAATCTTTGCCCGGAAACTGTAGAGGAAGCTAATGCCGTTGTGC CATATCTGGTTGTGGTAGACTCTATATCTTTTGCCTCAATCCTTTGCCAACAAGATACTAACGTTGAACACAAAGTACTTCAGCTGGTTGTTGTACCCAAATTTCAACTTTATCCTTATTTCCTTTTTAACATGAAGTTCATATTTCCTTAA